In a single window of the Amycolatopsis sp. cg5 genome:
- a CDS encoding endonuclease/exonuclease/phosphatase family protein, with amino-acid sequence MLVLAVTSGLVLGASTAIAAPSADAVIAEVYGGGGNSGATLTNDFIELANRGAAPVSLDGFSVQYLPGAPSAGSTWQTTALTGSIAAGKRYLVAEGKGAGGTVALPAPDATGAIQMSATTGTIALVQGTTALTCKTAADCAADARVKDLVGFGNAVVREGGSAPAPSNTNAVARAASLADTDDNAADFTAGAPTPTNSKGESTGGDPGPAPTNAKVHDIQGTTRISPLKDQKVANVTGVVTAVRPFGSARGFWITDSQPDADPRTSEGLFVFTGSTTPAVAVGDAVTVAGTVREFYPDAPATSNFQSLTELSPATWTVDSSGNPLPGATSVVSSMIPDAVAPQVGGNIEALPLEPSKYSLDFWESHESEIVSFTDARVVGPTTSFNELYITAKPEQHPSVRGGSVYLDYDKLNSGVLKVQSLIPFEQRPFPKLNTGDVLTGVTSGPIEYSNFGGPTLQASVLGAEKDNQLQRETTRRQRAGELAVATYNVENLSPLDTQAKFDQLAHGIVDSLASPDIVTLEEIQDNNGPQGNGDGVVAADQTLQKFTDAIVTAGGPRYQWREIDPQDLTDGGQPGGNIRVGFLFNPARVSFVDRPGGDAVTPVGVKKVHGKAQLTLSPGRVDPANEAWTASRKPLAGEFVFGGRTVFVIANHMNSKGGDQPTHGRFQPPTRSSEVQRAKQATVLRGFIDQLLAADSRANIVVAGDLNDYPFSPAVKTLTAGGALTDLIATVPESERYSYVFEGQSQVLDHILASKAPRGLDYDVVHINAEFAQQASDHDPQVLRFRPSTGNAIGDAFYDLLDYLDQLIGKYLPKP; translated from the coding sequence GGCACCCGTGAGCCTCGACGGTTTCAGCGTCCAATACCTGCCCGGCGCGCCGAGCGCGGGCAGCACCTGGCAGACGACCGCGCTCACCGGCAGCATCGCCGCCGGCAAGCGGTACCTGGTCGCCGAGGGCAAGGGCGCGGGCGGCACCGTCGCGCTCCCGGCCCCGGACGCGACCGGCGCCATCCAGATGTCCGCGACCACCGGCACGATCGCGCTCGTCCAGGGCACGACCGCGCTGACCTGCAAGACCGCGGCCGACTGCGCGGCGGACGCCCGCGTCAAGGACCTGGTCGGCTTCGGCAACGCGGTCGTCCGCGAGGGCGGCTCTGCCCCGGCGCCGAGCAACACCAACGCCGTCGCGCGCGCCGCCTCGCTGGCCGACACCGACGACAACGCGGCCGACTTCACCGCGGGCGCGCCGACACCGACCAACAGCAAGGGCGAGAGCACCGGCGGCGACCCCGGCCCGGCTCCCACCAACGCCAAGGTCCACGACATCCAGGGCACCACGCGCATCTCGCCGCTCAAGGACCAGAAGGTCGCGAACGTGACCGGCGTGGTCACCGCCGTCCGCCCGTTCGGCTCGGCACGAGGGTTCTGGATCACCGACTCGCAGCCCGACGCCGACCCGCGTACCAGCGAGGGCCTGTTCGTCTTCACCGGCTCGACCACCCCGGCCGTCGCCGTCGGTGACGCGGTGACCGTCGCCGGCACCGTGCGCGAGTTCTACCCCGACGCGCCGGCCACCTCGAACTTCCAGTCGCTGACGGAGCTTTCGCCTGCCACCTGGACGGTCGACTCCAGCGGCAACCCGCTGCCCGGCGCCACCTCGGTCGTGTCGAGCATGATCCCGGACGCCGTCGCGCCGCAGGTCGGCGGCAACATCGAGGCACTGCCGCTCGAGCCGTCGAAGTACTCGCTCGACTTCTGGGAGTCGCACGAGAGCGAGATCGTCAGCTTCACGGACGCGCGGGTCGTCGGCCCGACGACCTCGTTCAACGAGCTGTACATCACCGCCAAGCCCGAGCAGCACCCGTCGGTGCGTGGCGGCTCGGTCTACCTCGACTACGACAAGCTCAACTCAGGCGTGCTCAAGGTGCAGTCGCTGATCCCGTTCGAGCAGCGTCCGTTCCCGAAGCTCAACACCGGTGACGTGCTGACCGGCGTCACCTCCGGCCCGATCGAGTACAGCAACTTCGGCGGCCCGACCCTGCAGGCCTCGGTGCTCGGCGCGGAGAAGGACAACCAGCTGCAGCGCGAGACCACGCGCCGGCAGCGCGCCGGCGAGCTGGCCGTCGCCACGTACAACGTCGAGAACCTCTCGCCGCTGGACACGCAGGCCAAGTTCGACCAGCTCGCGCACGGCATCGTCGACAGCCTCGCGTCGCCGGACATCGTGACGCTGGAAGAGATCCAGGACAACAACGGCCCGCAGGGCAACGGCGACGGTGTCGTCGCGGCCGACCAGACGCTGCAGAAGTTCACCGACGCGATCGTCACGGCAGGCGGCCCGCGCTACCAGTGGCGCGAGATCGACCCGCAGGACCTGACCGACGGCGGCCAGCCCGGCGGCAACATCCGCGTCGGCTTCCTGTTCAACCCGGCCCGAGTGTCCTTTGTGGACCGTCCGGGCGGCGACGCGGTGACCCCGGTCGGCGTCAAGAAGGTGCACGGCAAGGCGCAGCTGACGCTTTCGCCCGGTCGCGTCGACCCGGCCAACGAGGCATGGACCGCCAGCCGCAAGCCGCTGGCAGGCGAGTTCGTCTTCGGTGGCCGCACGGTGTTCGTCATCGCCAACCACATGAACTCCAAGGGCGGCGACCAGCCGACGCACGGCCGCTTCCAGCCGCCGACGCGCAGCTCCGAGGTTCAGCGTGCGAAGCAGGCGACCGTGCTGCGTGGCTTCATCGACCAGCTGCTCGCGGCGGACTCACGCGCGAACATCGTCGTCGCAGGCGACCTGAACGACTACCCGTTCTCGCCTGCGGTGAAGACGCTGACGGCCGGTGGCGCGCTGACCGACCTCATCGCCACGGTGCCGGAGAGCGAGCGGTACAGCTACGTGTTCGAGGGCCAGTCCCAGGTGCTCGACCACATCCTGGCGTCGAAGGCGCCGCGCGGCCTCGATTACGACGTCGTGCACATCAACGCCGAGTTCGCCCAGCAGGCCAGCGACCACGACCCGCAGGTGCTGCGGTTCCGGCCGAGCACGGGCAACGCTATCGGCGACGCCTTCTACGACCTGCTCGATTACCTGGACCAGCTGATCGGCAAATACCTGCCCAAGCCGTAG
- a CDS encoding phosphocholine-specific phospholipase C, with amino-acid sequence MAEEISRRRFLGAAAGTAAATALPQVLLDAMAAPAAAGTARDIEHVVIFMQENRSFDHYFGSLNGVRGFRDRNAITLPSGKPVWYQPYSNADGHILPFHLDTKVSKATCSDAAAMSWPVDLGVWHGGKHDAWNTARQPALGMGYYQRQDLDFYYQLANAFTICDHYFQSTLTQTNPNRLHLFTGSNGLSAGQPATMDNTEPSAGFTWSTYAERLQSAGVSWKVYQESDNFDDNALAWFKNFKGLRAGNPLYDKGLATVPDLVKAFGADIDGGTLPQVSWIVAPAALSEHADHRPADGMNLTARLLAKLAANPGVWAKTVFLLNYDEGGGFFDHVPPPMPPTSSSDGLSTVVTTGELSGGKPIGLGFRVPMIVVSPFSRGGFVCSEVFDHTSVLRFCEKVFGVAEPNISAWRKSVTGDLFSAFDFTAANTAWPALPDTSTYPADAAKQCGTLPDPKIPSPQVVPSQEPGTRRSRPLPYAFEATGRVTASQFLIDMANTGTRGVCVYVYPNAHRTDGPWRYTVEAGKTLSDYWAAGTPTGAYDLSLYGPNGFHRRFKGNRAIPAGAADPEVKARADVASGRLYLRMTNTGSAACVVTVTANAYRADGPWTYELAAGATVEDFFTISSANWWYDLTASANTADGFLRRFAGHVENGSASVTDPAS; translated from the coding sequence ATGGCGGAAGAGATCAGCCGTCGCCGTTTCCTCGGCGCCGCGGCGGGCACGGCGGCGGCGACCGCGTTGCCGCAGGTGCTGCTGGACGCGATGGCCGCGCCCGCGGCGGCGGGCACCGCGCGTGACATCGAGCACGTCGTGATCTTCATGCAGGAGAACCGCTCGTTCGACCACTACTTCGGCTCGCTGAACGGGGTGCGTGGCTTCCGCGACCGCAACGCGATCACGCTGCCGAGTGGCAAACCCGTGTGGTACCAGCCGTATTCGAACGCCGACGGGCACATCCTGCCGTTCCATCTCGACACCAAGGTCTCGAAGGCGACCTGCTCCGACGCGGCCGCGATGAGCTGGCCGGTCGACCTCGGCGTGTGGCACGGCGGCAAGCACGACGCGTGGAACACCGCGCGTCAGCCCGCGCTCGGGATGGGGTACTACCAGCGCCAGGACCTCGATTTCTACTACCAGCTGGCGAACGCGTTCACGATCTGCGACCACTACTTCCAGTCGACGCTGACGCAGACCAACCCGAACCGGCTGCACTTGTTCACCGGCAGCAACGGCCTGTCGGCCGGCCAGCCCGCGACCATGGACAACACCGAGCCGTCCGCCGGGTTCACCTGGAGCACCTACGCCGAGCGGCTGCAGTCGGCCGGTGTCAGCTGGAAAGTCTACCAGGAAAGCGACAACTTCGACGACAACGCGCTGGCCTGGTTCAAGAACTTCAAGGGCCTGCGTGCCGGAAACCCGTTGTACGACAAGGGACTCGCGACCGTCCCCGATCTGGTGAAGGCGTTCGGCGCCGACATCGACGGCGGAACGCTGCCGCAGGTCTCGTGGATCGTGGCGCCGGCGGCGCTGTCCGAGCACGCCGACCACCGGCCTGCCGACGGGATGAACCTGACCGCGCGCCTGCTGGCCAAGCTGGCCGCGAACCCCGGTGTCTGGGCGAAGACCGTGTTCCTGCTCAACTACGACGAGGGCGGCGGCTTCTTCGACCACGTCCCGCCGCCGATGCCGCCGACCTCGTCGAGCGACGGACTGTCCACTGTGGTCACCACCGGCGAGCTGTCCGGCGGAAAGCCGATCGGGCTGGGCTTCCGGGTGCCGATGATCGTGGTCTCGCCGTTCTCCCGCGGCGGGTTCGTCTGCTCGGAGGTGTTCGACCACACTTCGGTGCTGCGCTTCTGCGAGAAGGTCTTCGGTGTCGCCGAGCCGAACATCAGCGCGTGGCGCAAGTCGGTCACCGGCGATCTGTTCTCGGCGTTCGACTTCACGGCGGCGAACACCGCGTGGCCCGCGCTGCCGGACACCTCGACGTATCCGGCGGACGCGGCGAAGCAGTGCGGCACGCTGCCGGACCCGAAGATCCCGAGCCCGCAGGTGGTGCCGTCGCAGGAGCCGGGCACGCGCAGGTCGCGGCCGCTGCCGTACGCCTTCGAGGCCACCGGGCGGGTGACCGCGAGCCAGTTCCTGATCGACATGGCCAACACCGGCACGCGTGGCGTGTGCGTCTACGTCTACCCGAACGCGCATCGCACGGACGGCCCGTGGCGGTACACGGTCGAGGCTGGCAAGACGCTCTCGGACTACTGGGCGGCAGGCACGCCGACCGGCGCGTACGACCTCTCGCTGTACGGGCCGAACGGGTTCCACCGCCGGTTCAAGGGGAACCGGGCCATCCCGGCAGGCGCGGCCGATCCGGAGGTGAAGGCGCGCGCCGACGTCGCGAGCGGACGGCTGTACCTGAGGATGACCAACACCGGCTCGGCCGCGTGCGTCGTCACGGTGACGGCGAACGCGTACCGCGCGGACGGTCCGTGGACGTATGAGCTGGCAGCGGGTGCCACGGTCGAAGATTTCTTCACGATCAGCTCGGCGAACTGGTGGTACGACCTCACCGCGTCCGCGAACACCGCGGACGGGTTCCTGCGCCGCTTCGCGGGACACGTGGAGAACGGTTCCGCGAGCGTCACCGACCCGGCTTCTTGA
- a CDS encoding FtsK/SpoIIIE domain-containing protein, producing the protein MANRAEEQRNRVRTALERVRAQIALVLGAAANARQAAEAELAKLELERVIVRSGINQVTPQQQAEWSRHPASAEVFSTLRAVRAQFYTDWTAGPNALRELVAANAPGPAGRPAGDWLGRVGANPGLSAPGLWRIGSATAEGQDISRVFDVAVPLLDEAHLSITSAPKTRETVDAIVENLLMRVLSTFEPGAVRIHLWDIGQLTAILPSLYPLSRTSALTLYDPSRLEDLLDELAGHIRRIHATGMQAGYTTLREIRRETGQRTEPWRIAVLYGNGETLDHEQARELKRVASGALAAGISLILIDVPTALSTSVETIDLLDSRRAVCSMTGHDLIVDLETPLPSSQVTRAARAIAEALIAKQGGPRSFADLLPNEFGKESSARELRAPVGFYEGEPVDVVIGDASPHVLIGGPSGSGKTNFLYALLGSMAARYSPNELALYLLDFKEGVSFAGLAPGRKDASWLPHARLVGINVNTDREFGLALLRFLADELRRRSAAAKEHEVTNLADLREQDPEGHWPRIVAVIDEFQYLFAGRDAVTAQATQLLEDIARRGRSQGIHLVLASQDVAGIEAFWGKPAVFEQCTLRIAMPKARRVLADTNNAAVAAPKWHAVINHDSGVAHGNQLAHVPDASSKDVFVKLQHKLWERHSDGPRPRLFDGAHSPELDRFPAFTRLKPNTKPRALLGQSIDVTEAACGVDLPSAPGRNIAVLGSSAAEALSIMDSSARSLARQYRHGAVEFILSCPIESCVPAVTELLHQLRAEGHNATLLDELSPRLTELSEGLSTLDTPKVLLLYGVDASLPALEAKAPGVMKSGLDHLRVLLKQGPGHAVHTIGWWRSVSRLKDTLGFAGTDDIGTWAALDVQGNELAPFAAGMVVHWSPRPGRALFFDRSTHGAPEVIIPFQRPDGGA; encoded by the coding sequence ATGGCGAACAGGGCCGAGGAACAGCGCAACCGTGTCCGTACCGCGTTGGAACGGGTACGGGCCCAGATCGCGTTGGTGCTCGGCGCCGCCGCCAACGCGAGACAGGCGGCGGAGGCCGAGCTCGCCAAACTCGAGCTCGAACGGGTGATAGTGCGCTCGGGGATCAACCAGGTGACCCCGCAGCAGCAGGCCGAATGGAGCCGGCACCCCGCGTCCGCCGAGGTCTTCTCGACACTGCGGGCCGTCCGCGCGCAGTTCTACACCGACTGGACCGCCGGGCCCAACGCGTTGCGGGAGCTGGTCGCCGCCAACGCGCCGGGCCCGGCCGGGCGGCCGGCCGGTGACTGGCTCGGCCGGGTCGGCGCGAATCCGGGGCTGTCGGCGCCGGGGTTGTGGCGGATCGGTTCCGCGACCGCGGAAGGCCAGGACATCTCGCGGGTGTTCGATGTCGCCGTCCCGCTTTTGGACGAGGCGCACCTGTCGATCACTTCGGCGCCGAAAACGCGCGAGACGGTCGACGCGATCGTCGAAAACCTGCTGATGCGGGTGCTGAGCACGTTCGAACCCGGCGCCGTGCGCATCCATCTCTGGGACATCGGGCAGCTGACCGCGATTCTGCCGAGCCTGTACCCGCTCAGCCGCACCAGCGCGCTGACGCTGTACGACCCCAGCAGGCTCGAAGACCTGCTCGACGAGCTCGCAGGCCACATCCGGCGCATCCACGCGACCGGTATGCAGGCCGGATACACCACGCTGCGCGAAATCCGGCGGGAGACCGGGCAGCGCACCGAGCCGTGGCGCATCGCCGTGCTCTACGGCAACGGCGAAACCCTTGACCACGAACAAGCCCGCGAGCTGAAGCGGGTGGCCAGCGGTGCGCTCGCGGCCGGGATCTCGCTGATCCTGATCGACGTGCCGACGGCGTTGAGCACCTCGGTCGAGACGATCGACCTGCTCGACTCGCGCCGCGCCGTGTGCAGCATGACCGGGCACGACCTGATCGTCGACCTGGAAACGCCGCTGCCGTCTTCGCAGGTCACGCGGGCCGCGCGGGCGATCGCCGAAGCGTTGATCGCCAAGCAGGGCGGGCCGCGCTCGTTCGCCGATCTGCTGCCGAACGAGTTCGGCAAGGAGAGTTCGGCACGGGAACTCCGCGCGCCCGTCGGGTTCTACGAAGGCGAGCCGGTCGACGTGGTGATCGGCGACGCGAGCCCGCATGTGCTGATCGGCGGGCCGAGCGGGTCCGGCAAGACGAACTTCCTTTACGCGCTGCTGGGCAGCATGGCCGCGCGGTACTCGCCGAACGAGCTGGCGCTGTATCTGCTGGACTTCAAGGAAGGCGTGTCGTTCGCCGGGCTCGCGCCCGGCCGCAAGGACGCGAGCTGGCTGCCGCACGCGCGGCTGGTCGGGATCAACGTCAACACCGACCGCGAGTTCGGCTTGGCACTGCTGCGTTTCCTCGCCGACGAACTGCGGCGGCGGTCGGCGGCGGCGAAGGAGCACGAGGTCACCAACCTCGCCGACCTGCGTGAACAGGACCCCGAGGGGCACTGGCCGCGGATCGTCGCGGTGATCGACGAGTTCCAGTACCTCTTCGCCGGCCGTGACGCGGTGACCGCGCAGGCGACCCAGCTGCTCGAAGACATCGCGCGCCGTGGCCGGTCACAGGGCATCCACCTGGTGCTGGCCAGCCAGGACGTCGCGGGCATCGAAGCGTTCTGGGGCAAGCCCGCGGTGTTCGAGCAGTGCACGCTGCGGATCGCGATGCCGAAGGCGCGCCGGGTGCTGGCCGACACGAACAACGCGGCCGTCGCCGCGCCGAAGTGGCACGCGGTGATCAACCACGATTCCGGTGTGGCGCACGGGAATCAGCTCGCGCATGTGCCGGACGCGAGCAGCAAGGACGTGTTCGTCAAGCTGCAGCACAAGCTGTGGGAGCGGCATTCCGACGGGCCGCGCCCCCGGCTGTTCGACGGCGCGCATTCGCCTGAGCTGGACCGGTTCCCGGCGTTCACCCGCCTGAAGCCGAACACCAAGCCGCGCGCCCTGCTCGGTCAGTCGATCGACGTGACCGAGGCGGCCTGCGGGGTGGACCTGCCGTCCGCGCCGGGCCGCAACATCGCGGTGCTCGGCTCGTCCGCGGCCGAGGCACTGTCCATCATGGACTCTTCGGCGCGGTCACTAGCCCGCCAATACCGGCACGGCGCGGTCGAGTTCATCCTGAGCTGCCCGATCGAGTCGTGCGTGCCCGCGGTGACCGAGCTACTGCACCAGCTGCGCGCGGAGGGGCACAACGCGACACTGCTCGACGAGCTGTCGCCACGGCTGACCGAGCTGTCCGAAGGTCTGTCCACTTTGGATACGCCGAAGGTGCTGCTGCTCTACGGCGTCGACGCGTCGTTGCCCGCGCTGGAAGCCAAAGCGCCCGGCGTCATGAAGAGCGGTCTCGATCATTTGCGCGTGCTGCTCAAGCAGGGACCTGGCCACGCCGTGCACACCATTGGTTGGTGGCGGAGCGTTTCCCGGCTCAAGGACACGCTCGGCTTCGCCGGCACGGACGACATCGGCACCTGGGCCGCGCTGGACGTGCAGGGCAACGAGCTCGCGCCGTTCGCGGCCGGCATGGTCGTGCACTGGTCACCGCGCCCCGGCCGCGCGTTGTTCTTCGACCGCAGCACCCACGGCGCACCCGAAGTGATCATCCCGTTCCAGCGACCGGACGGTGGAGCATGA